The Verrucomicrobiota bacterium genome contains the following window.
ATCTTCGCCTCTTCATCCCCGATTTCCCCGGCATGGGGGTTCAGCCCCAAAACCCCGATTTTAGGTTTTTGAATTCCCGTAAACCGGCAGAACTCTGTTGTCAGTAAAATGATATCCTTGATTCTTGAGGGGGTCAGTGCCTTGCTGACATCTTTGACGGGCAGATGCGTCGTCACGAGGCTCACCCGGAGTTTATCACTACAGAGCATCATCGCAAATTTCTCAGTCCCACAGGCATCGGCGAGGAATTCAGTCTGCCCGGGAAACTTGAACCCCACCGACTTTAAAGCCGTCTTATTCACCGGAGCGGTCACCAGTGCAGCAATTTGCCCGTTCAAAGCCTGACGCACACCTTCCCCGAGGCTTTCTAGTGCAAATTGCGCGGACATACGGGAATATTTTCCCGGAGCAATCTGCGCGGGGATCTCGTCATGCAGGATCACTCGATAAAGGAAACCTTTATCCAGACGCCCGCTAGACAGGGACTTTTCTACGATCTCAGGACCGATCCCGGCAAGATCACCTAATGTAATCCCTATCACAGGTTTTGCGGCCATCACCTTTTTCATTTCACGATCTCCGGCTCGATCACATCGGGTTTTTTCAGGCGCGAAACCAAGCTCCGCCGTCCAGCCAGTCCAAAACATATCCCTGCCACAATCCCCATCATACTCCCCACAAGTATATCGCTAGGGTAATGCCTCTCCAGGGCCATTCGTGACCAACAAACAAATCCAGCTCCGATACAAAGGGGAATGCCCACCGGAGGGCTGATCACGAGGATTGCAACCGCTGTCCCTACAGATGTACTCGCATGCCCGCTGGGGAAACTCTGGTAACGATTCGCTTTTCCAGAATAATGAATCACCGAATTTAAAAATCCTTGATCGTCTGTTTTCTCAAACTTCAAGACGGCACCCGGCCCGTAAAACCCGTCCTCGACCTGTACAAACGGACGGGGGCGACCTACGGTCATGCGCATGCAATTTGTTCCAATCCCGGCAAATACCGATGCCAGAAGGCAGGCCAAAGCCATCATTTGCAATTTGCGTGAACGCCTCACATATCCCCAGACAAGAAGAACCAAGATTAAAAGGAGGCTGCCGGTAGGCCAATCCCCCCAATAACTGAACTCCCCAGCCATCCGTCGGAGAAAGGACCCTTCTGGGACAACAAGAAAACGGGACACTTGACGGTCAATACCCGTATCTTTGAGAAGTAACATCAGTAAAATACCGTCACCAAGCAAAAGGGCGAACCATATCCACCAATTCTTGAATACCTGCCAAGCCCCGGACAGGAGCAAAAGTAGATCCCTGATAATTTGATTGATGATCGCTGACATAATCTCGCATGAAAGTGACTTTCTCCCCTCAGACTGTCAAGGATCGATAATCCTCGTGTTGCCTCGAAAGTAAATGACACCGAAGGGGGGGAGAGGATTAAAGTGGCACGGGCGGCTCGCCCGTGGGATCGGAAAAACACGGCCAAGATGGCCGTGCCACTCTCCGCGACCATCAGGATCCGCTCGGTTATGCCCGCTGACAATCATCCCCTCCGACTATCCTCCGTCCGGAGCAATTTGCACCACGAAGATCACAAAAGGCAGATTCTTTTCTATATATCCTCCGCAGTGTCATAATTTATGAGGCAATTCGATTCGGTCCCTTCCCCATTGATCCCTATTTTCTTGCCAGCAGATGGGATGTTCCCTTTTCTAGGCAATACATATTGTCATGAGCGAAAAAATCACCACACCCGATGCCCGGTTTTCAGTCCGTAAATACGCCCCGGAAGACAGGTCTATCGTCAGGAAAATTTGTGCGGATACCGGATTCCTCGGGAACCCGATCGACCCTCTTTTTGAAGACCGGGAACTCTTCGCCGATTACCTGACCGATTATTACCTCTCGGAAGAGCCTGAATCATCATTCATCCTGGAAGTCGAAGGCGTCATCCGCGGTTATTTACTCGGAAGCAGGAAAGCCATTGCCCAGAAAAAATACGATCAACTCCATATTCCCCTCCTCGCGGTCAAAGGCCTCTGGCGCTATTTCACCCGCCCCTATCATCCTGCCACAAAAAAATATGTCCAATGGATCCTGAAGAATTCCCGGAAGGAACAACCGCTCACTCCGGAGAATACCCCCCATTTCCATATCAATCTCCTCGCTGATGCCCGTAAAGTCGGCACGACCCGGGCCTTAATTGACGCCTATCTCCAATACCTCGCACAATGCGGGGAAAAGGCTGTTTTCGGCCAAATGATCACCTACGAGAGTCGCCGGGGCGAAAGAATGTTCGAGCGTTACGGGTTCAAGCTCATTGATAAAAAGAAAGTGTCGAAATTTGACGGGCTTTCAGGGGAACAGGTTTATCTGTGTACCGTCCTAAAAAATCTCGACCAAGGTGTGAAACTCTATGACTAGGGCGGAGGGGACTCCCGTTTCAAAAAAACTCGTCGTCTCCATCCACGACGTTTCCCCGCTCACTCTAGAGCCCGTGCGCAAAATGCGTGAGGAATTAAGAATCTGGGGTGTCGATAAGTGCAGCCTTCTGGTCATCCCTGACCACCACAAAAAAGGCCGGACGATAGATTCCCCCGAAACCCTTTTCTGGCTCCATGAAGCTGCTACCCGAGGCGACGAGATCGTCCTTCATGGCTACAATCACCTAAAATCATCCGCTCAATCCTCCCGCCCGTGGGACTTCCTGATCGCAAATTATTATACTGCCGGTGAGGGGGAATTCCAATTACTCGATTATGAAACAGCCCTGAGCACTTTAGAAAAAGGGGCCAGTGAATTGCGGAGTGCGGGATTCGATCCTCAAGGATTTATCGCGCCCGCCTGGCTCTGTGGACGAGAGGCCCGTAAGGCAGTGGGTGATTGCGGCTTTTCTTACACGACTTATCTGGGGGAGATTTACGACTACCCACACAACAAAAGTATCCCCACCCAGTCCCTCGTCTGGAGCGTCCGAGCCGGTTGGCGCCGCCAAATGTCCCTCGTCTGGAACCGATCCTTATTCTCACGGAATATCTCCCAAACCATCCTCCGCATCAGCCTCCATCCCCCCGACATGATCTACCCCCAAATCTGGACCCAAGTGGAGTCCCTGATCAAAAAGTCTCTGGTGACACGTATTCCTGACACATATTTGAATTGTATAAAATCCTAATATTTTTTCCACTGTGTTTAATAGTGCTGAAACCTATTCTACGCACGGCACCAAGTCCCGGATTTCAAGCCAAGCCGAGCTTTACTAATAACTCCGACTCCATTTTGCGCATCTGTGTAATCTGTTTTTTCGTACGGTCATCGTAACCGGCGAGGTGGAGGATGCCGTGAACCATATAAAGGATGAGTTCCTTGTCAAAAGTATTGCCAAATTCAAGAGCCTGTCTTTTGCACGTGTCCACGGAGATGATCAACTGGGCGTACTCTTCCCCGAGAGGAAAGGTAATCACATCCGTAGGGGTCGGATCATCCATGTATTCTCCATGGATTTGCGCAATTTGCGCGTCATCAACGAAGGTAATCTCCAATTCCTGGTGGGGAATCGGCTGTAGGTCCACAGCTTTCAAAGCCGCCCGTTTAAGTTTGGGCAGATTTAAATAGAGCGACTTTACCCTCTTCGAGAGGCTTATCTTTGTCTTCATCAGGTTTGGGGTAGTTTATACGCGCATGAAGCATATTTGTCAGCATGAATACGAGCTTACCGCGGATGATATTCAGTTCACCTAAAGTCAGGTCGGCCTGATCAAATTGGCCATCATGGATTTTGTGTTCGATAATCCCGTTAATCAAATCCTCGATCCGTTGGGGCGTAGGCTTTTGGAGGCAGCGGGAAGCAGCCTCCACCGCGTCACAAATCGAGATAATGGCTGATTCCTTCGAGTGCGGTTTTGGACCAGGATAACGGTAAGTATTCTCATCAACATCAGGCACATCATCACAATTCATATCGAGGATTTTGCTGCCCAGAGTGGCATCTTCGGAAAGCCTTTTTGCCCGGTGGTAAAAATAAGTGATCAGGCTCGTCCCGTGATGTTCACGGATGACATCGATAATCTCCTTGTTCAGCTTGTACTTCATGGCTAGGTCCACCCCTTCCTTTACATGGGCTGAGATAATCAAGGCACTCATTTGGGGATTGAGTTTATTATGGGGATTACGTTCAACATTCGAGTTCTCGATGAAATATTCAGGTTTCACCATCTTCCCAATATCATGGAAATAGGAACAGACACGGCACTCCAAGGCATTGGCCTTCACCGCTTCAGCCACTGACTCCGATAAATTGGCGACATTAAGGCTGTGGTGGTATGTGCCGGGGGCGCTGATCGACATTTCTTTGAGTAATGGATGATTAAAATCACAGAGTTCCAACCATGAAATATTCGTCGTGATTTTAAAAATATTCTCCAAGAGGGGCAGGATACCACCGGCTAACAAAGCGGTCATGAACCCGATAATAACCCCCCACAAAGCCTGCCGCACCGCCATACGCAGCTCGGGGGACTCCGTAATCCCATGCCCCCATAATGTCGAAATATGGATACCGTGGATCAAACCAAAAGCACAAGCGCACAAGAGAGAGGTCAATCCCACCCAGATACCTGCACGGATAAGATCGGACCTTTTCCTGACATTACGGGTATAATAAACACCAATAAAACCGGTCAACAAACCTATGATCAACATCTGGAAGCTATTATCAAAAATAATCGCTGTGAGTACACTCAAGAAAATCACAATAAATGTCCCCGCCCCTACCCCCATCAGTGTGGTAATCAGAAGTGGAGCCAAAGCTGTCGGCACCAAAAAGACCGCCATCGGAAGCGGCTGCTGAAATGTCGGCAGGTCATCGACCATATAAGGGCCTACATATAAAAAGAGGAATTTTGCCAATAATAAATTCCCCAACCCTGTCACAGTGACTAAGAGCACCTTGGAATTCCGGTCAATGACATCCTTCAACTGGAAATTCATGTAAGCAATCGCCACAATCATCACCATCAGAGAAAGAAAAAGCCGTTCCTTGATCTGATAAATATCACCATCATGCACTAAAATCATCGCAGTGGAAATAAAGGCTAATGCGCCAATACAATACTTGATAATTATGCTCCTCTCAAAAAAGGCACTAAAACGACCCTCCTCATAAACTCGCCTCATTTCCGGTGCTTCAAATTTTTTATGTAGCCCCAGTAGACCCAATAGTTTCCTGACCATAATGAATAATTTAACCTAATTTAGATGAATTTACTACAGGTGAATACGTATAAAGGTTTTGGCAGCCTAGTCAAAATTTATATAATTTAATTGACTTTCAACATTGATTTTTTTGTCTTCCATTAAAAACTTCTGGAATTGATGGAGCCCCTCTTTTTCCTCTTCATTCAAATCATAATAGATATTCTTCGTCAGGTAATTCATGGCCAACCGGGTGGATGAGAATACATGTTTCCCCGCACAAATGGCATCGAGATGAGCCAACCCCTCTTCCTTTGCCCTCTTCAAAGTATCAAAAACCTCCCAATTACAGGTATTTTTCCGCGCCGCCCACACCGCATATACAAATGGCAACCCCGTAAACTCCTTCCAGACCGCCCCTAAGTCCGTAATTTGCCAATCGTCCCCTTTTAACGAATCAATAAATTTTAATGCCTGGTCGCCAATCAGCATCACAGCATCACCTGCGTCAGTGGCTCCATCGCTGTCGAAGGGAATATACTCGGGCTTAATCCCGAAAAAGCGTTCACAGACAATCTTGACCAATGTCGCCGAGGTTTTCGAGTGGATATCCACATTCACCGCGCGTATTTCTTGGACCGGTATGCGATGCGCTAATACGACACTTTGAACCGGTCCCCGGCTGGAAATCGAAAAACCGTCGAGGATATCGTAAAGCCCGGGCTCCTCCAAGACCTCCATGACCGGCACGAGCCCGATATCGATTGCACCCTCGCGTAATTTGCACGCCAGATCCGCCGGATGCAAGAGCAGGACATCATTGAGCCCGTGGATCAAAGGTTTTGCATTAAAGTAAGGAACACTCGCGATTTTCATATCAATATTTCTCGGGCAACAGGTTATCACCCTCCTGCGACCCCCTAATCCCTCACCAAACAAATAAAATCAGGATAATGCGGTGAATGGGAAGGTTCAAACCATGGCCGGAACCGTTGCAGAGTTTTTCACCTTGTTATAATGGCTATCCCGTTGCCAAGGAATGCGCCCAGCTTCTTCAATGGCCTTGATCAAGGTGTATTGGGTCTGTTCTTGAGGGGTGCGTGAACCCGCCATGTGGAAGATTTTCTCCTCCACAATCGTCCCGTGTAAATCATCTACCCCGTAACTCAGTGAAATTTGTGCGAGACTCAGGCCTAGCCCGATCCAGTAACCGGTAATATGGTCGAAATTATCCAGATAAAGCCGGCTCACCGCCAGTGTGCGCAGGTCATCCCATCCCGTTGACGGTTTGATATGCGAAAGTTTATTCCCCTCGGGATGGAATGCCAGCGGGACAAAACCGGTGAATCCTTTTGTCTCATCCTGGATCTCCCGTAACCGGCGCATGTGGTCGATCCTATCTTCCAAAGTCTCGATATGCCCGTAAAGCATTGTGCATGTGCTCCGTCCACCCATCCTGTGCCAAGTCTTATGAATATCCGCCCACTCATCGGCAGTTTCTTTTCCACGGCAGATTTGCTCACGGACTTTTGGATTAAATATCTCCGCGCCACCCCCTGTGAGCGAGCCCAGCCCCGCCTCGCGCAATTTGCGTAGGGTATCTTCCACAGTGAGTTTTGCTTTCCATGAAAGATGCCGGATTTCCACGGCCGTAAAACATTTCAGGTGCAAATGACTATCGAGGGCCTTGAGCGAACTCAGCATATCCAGATAGTACTCAAATGGCAGGGAGGGATGTAGCCCCCCGACAATGTGCAGCTCGGTAATCCCCAAGACCAATGACTCCCTGGCCATTTGAACCACCTCAGGAACTGTATATTCAAACGCCTCCGGATCATTCTTGCGTTTTGCAAAGGCACAGAACTGGCAATTCAGGATACAGACATTTGAATAATTGATGTAACGATTCAGGATAAATGTCGCATCATTGCCGTTCTTTTGTTCCCGGACAAAATTCGCCATGGCCCCGAGGGCATTAATATCAGGGTTACTGAAGAGACGAAGTGCGTCATGGTCGCTGATACGCTGTCCCTGGGAGACTTTCTCCCAGATATCCCCCAGCCCTGCTTTTTGAATCATTTTCTCCATACAATCACATCCCATAATATCGTTATGAACACGATGACACTGATCCATCCATTAGCCTTAAGGAAGGCATCATTGATCGCCCGTGTATCAAGCTTGCGTGCCCGTGCGTGTTGGTAAACTAATAAAACGGCAATCACAGCCAGTCCTATCCAATATGGCATATGAAGCCCTGAAATCAAACCGAACAATAAAAGAAATACCCACATAATAAAATGTAACCACCGAGATATCGACAACGCCTTCGGGATTCCCCATTTGACCACGAGGGAATTTAACCCCGTCTTCCGGTCAAAATCGTAATCCTGTGTCGCATAAATCATATCAAATCCCGCCACCCAGAAAAGCACCGCCAGCGCCAAGATAAAAGGCTGCCAAGCAAACAAATCACCCGTGACGGCCACCCATGCCCCCACCGGAGCCACCGCCAAGGCCAGCCCGAGAAAAAAGTGGGAGTAACTCGTAAACCTCTTTGTCAGGGAATAAAAAAAGACAATGCCCAAGGCCACCGGAGATAAAATCAAGCAAAGCACATTCAATATCCCGCTACTGGCGACAAATAATACCGCCGAAACCAATACCAAGGTAATCCCTTGCTTTTTGGTCACCAAGGTATGCCGCCTCTCTGTCCGGGGATTTTTCCGGTCGATCGACCAGTCCGCCACTCGGTTGAACCCCATCGCAGCCGTTCGAGCAAAAACCATACAAAGCAGTATTCCGACGAATTTCACCCCTAGCCAACTCCAAAATCCCCACGGCCCCGTAAAAGGGTTTTGCCCCACAAAATACGATACGGCTAGCGCCCCGCTGGCAAATGCAAATGGTAACGCAAAAACCGTATGTGAGAACTTCACAAACTCAAGGAGACGAATAAAAAGTGAACTTTTTTTATCCATACGTTTTATCGACTAAAACTCCTAACTCGATCATATTAAGGCCCCTCAATATCAAGAAAAATTCTTTTTAAAGTTATTCGTCAGGATTCCCTAGAATAAACAGGGCAATCTCTATAACGGTATGTCATTTTCATAAAATAAAATATAATGTCATTAAAAACGAATAATCAAACTATATCTGATTGTCTCTGATTTTAAGAAGCCTTGTCAATACCGACTCGATCGGTAGCCCGATAATATTCGATTCGGGGCCGTCAAATGAAGAAACAATCATCTCCCCATATTCCTGAAAACCGTAGGCCCCGGCTTTATCGAGGGGATTCACCAGTCCGAAATACCGCGCAATTTGCGCACGCGTGAGAGGCTTGAATGTCACGGCTGTACGAACCGCATAATCTTCCTCATACCCTTTTGATTTCTGCCCCAGATACACCCCTGTCCAGACCTCATGGGTGCGCCCGGCCAGCTGCTCAAGCATACGCACGGCATCGGACATATCCGAGGGTTTATTCAGTACGTGCTCATCGAGAAATACACTCGTATCCGCCGCCAAAACAAGCCGAGCCGGATAGATCTCTGAAACCACCCGCCCTTTCCGGCAAGCATTATCCTGGACAATTTGCTCGGGGGTCAGGTGTTCAAGCTTCAAGGGTTCATACTCCTCCACATCGATTTTAATCATCTCGAAATCAATGCCCACCTGCCTGAGCAAGTCAGCCCGCCTTGGGGAACTCGACGCTAAAATAATTTTCTCTTGTATCAACACGCTCCCGTTTCTACCACCTCAGCTTTCCCGTGCCGAGCGAAAAAAAAGGTGGCTGATGCCCAGAAGAATGATCGGGGGGAGCCTTTGCAGCTTCCCCCAGTGTAAACCCCAGTCCAAGAAAACGGGATGAGGACTTTTTTTGGGGGGGGAGGGAAAAAGAGTCTCTTTTTTCTTAGGAAAGATTTTTCCCGACAATGGTGCTGACCATCTTTCCATCAGCGCGTCCGGCGACTTTAGCC
Protein-coding sequences here:
- a CDS encoding menaquinone biosynthesis protein; protein product: MKIASVPYFNAKPLIHGLNDVLLLHPADLACKLREGAIDIGLVPVMEVLEEPGLYDILDGFSISSRGPVQSVVLAHRIPVQEIRAVNVDIHSKTSATLVKIVCERFFGIKPEYIPFDSDGATDAGDAVMLIGDQALKFIDSLKGDDWQITDLGAVWKEFTGLPFVYAVWAARKNTCNWEVFDTLKRAKEEGLAHLDAICAGKHVFSSTRLAMNYLTKNIYYDLNEEEKEGLHQFQKFLMEDKKINVESQLNYINFD
- a CDS encoding polysaccharide deacetylase family protein, encoding MTRAEGTPVSKKLVVSIHDVSPLTLEPVRKMREELRIWGVDKCSLLVIPDHHKKGRTIDSPETLFWLHEAATRGDEIVLHGYNHLKSSAQSSRPWDFLIANYYTAGEGEFQLLDYETALSTLEKGASELRSAGFDPQGFIAPAWLCGREARKAVGDCGFSYTTYLGEIYDYPHNKSIPTQSLVWSVRAGWRRQMSLVWNRSLFSRNISQTILRISLHPPDMIYPQIWTQVESLIKKSLVTRIPDTYLNCIKS
- a CDS encoding phosphatase PAP2 family protein — translated: MSAIINQIIRDLLLLLSGAWQVFKNWWIWFALLLGDGILLMLLLKDTGIDRQVSRFLVVPEGSFLRRMAGEFSYWGDWPTGSLLLILVLLVWGYVRRSRKLQMMALACLLASVFAGIGTNCMRMTVGRPRPFVQVEDGFYGPGAVLKFEKTDDQGFLNSVIHYSGKANRYQSFPSGHASTSVGTAVAILVISPPVGIPLCIGAGFVCWSRMALERHYPSDILVGSMMGIVAGICFGLAGRRSLVSRLKKPDVIEPEIVK
- the mqnE gene encoding aminofutalosine synthase MqnE; this encodes MIQKAGLGDIWEKVSQGQRISDHDALRLFSNPDINALGAMANFVREQKNGNDATFILNRYINYSNVCILNCQFCAFAKRKNDPEAFEYTVPEVVQMARESLVLGITELHIVGGLHPSLPFEYYLDMLSSLKALDSHLHLKCFTAVEIRHLSWKAKLTVEDTLRKLREAGLGSLTGGGAEIFNPKVREQICRGKETADEWADIHKTWHRMGGRSTCTMLYGHIETLEDRIDHMRRLREIQDETKGFTGFVPLAFHPEGNKLSHIKPSTGWDDLRTLAVSRLYLDNFDHITGYWIGLGLSLAQISLSYGVDDLHGTIVEEKIFHMAGSRTPQEQTQYTLIKAIEEAGRIPWQRDSHYNKVKNSATVPAMV
- a CDS encoding HDIG domain-containing protein, with product MVRKLLGLLGLHKKFEAPEMRRVYEEGRFSAFFERSIIIKYCIGALAFISTAMILVHDGDIYQIKERLFLSLMVMIVAIAYMNFQLKDVIDRNSKVLLVTVTGLGNLLLAKFLFLYVGPYMVDDLPTFQQPLPMAVFLVPTALAPLLITTLMGVGAGTFIVIFLSVLTAIIFDNSFQMLIIGLLTGFIGVYYTRNVRKRSDLIRAGIWVGLTSLLCACAFGLIHGIHISTLWGHGITESPELRMAVRQALWGVIIGFMTALLAGGILPLLENIFKITTNISWLELCDFNHPLLKEMSISAPGTYHHSLNVANLSESVAEAVKANALECRVCSYFHDIGKMVKPEYFIENSNVERNPHNKLNPQMSALIISAHVKEGVDLAMKYKLNKEIIDVIREHHGTSLITYFYHRAKRLSEDATLGSKILDMNCDDVPDVDENTYRYPGPKPHSKESAIISICDAVEAASRCLQKPTPQRIEDLINGIIEHKIHDGQFDQADLTLGELNIIRGKLVFMLTNMLHARINYPKPDEDKDKPLEEGKVALFKSAQT
- a CDS encoding UbiA-like polyprenyltransferase, which translates into the protein MDKKSSLFIRLLEFVKFSHTVFALPFAFASGALAVSYFVGQNPFTGPWGFWSWLGVKFVGILLCMVFARTAAMGFNRVADWSIDRKNPRTERRHTLVTKKQGITLVLVSAVLFVASSGILNVLCLILSPVALGIVFFYSLTKRFTSYSHFFLGLALAVAPVGAWVAVTGDLFAWQPFILALAVLFWVAGFDMIYATQDYDFDRKTGLNSLVVKWGIPKALSISRWLHFIMWVFLLLFGLISGLHMPYWIGLAVIAVLLVYQHARARKLDTRAINDAFLKANGWISVIVFITILWDVIVWRK
- the ybeY gene encoding rRNA maturation RNase YbeY, which gives rise to MKTKISLSKRVKSLYLNLPKLKRAALKAVDLQPIPHQELEITFVDDAQIAQIHGEYMDDPTPTDVITFPLGEEYAQLIISVDTCKRQALEFGNTFDKELILYMVHGILHLAGYDDRTKKQITQMRKMESELLVKLGLA
- the pdxA gene encoding 4-hydroxythreonine-4-phosphate dehydrogenase PdxA, with amino-acid sequence MAAKPVIGITLGDLAGIGPEIVEKSLSSGRLDKGFLYRVILHDEIPAQIAPGKYSRMSAQFALESLGEGVRQALNGQIAALVTAPVNKTALKSVGFKFPGQTEFLADACGTEKFAMMLCSDKLRVSLVTTHLPVKDVSKALTPSRIKDIILLTTEFCRFTGIQKPKIGVLGLNPHAGEIGDEEAKIIAPAISQARKLLGRNIHLSGPLSPDTAFYYALRGVYDAVVCMYHDQGLIPLKMLSFDTGVNVTLGLPVVRTSPDHGTAFDIAGKGKASPESMISAINLAAALATGRMKKK
- a CDS encoding Maf family protein; this translates as MIQEKIILASSSPRRADLLRQVGIDFEMIKIDVEEYEPLKLEHLTPEQIVQDNACRKGRVVSEIYPARLVLAADTSVFLDEHVLNKPSDMSDAVRMLEQLAGRTHEVWTGVYLGQKSKGYEEDYAVRTAVTFKPLTRAQIARYFGLVNPLDKAGAYGFQEYGEMIVSSFDGPESNIIGLPIESVLTRLLKIRDNQI
- a CDS encoding GNAT family acetyltransferase — its product is MSEKITTPDARFSVRKYAPEDRSIVRKICADTGFLGNPIDPLFEDRELFADYLTDYYLSEEPESSFILEVEGVIRGYLLGSRKAIAQKKYDQLHIPLLAVKGLWRYFTRPYHPATKKYVQWILKNSRKEQPLTPENTPHFHINLLADARKVGTTRALIDAYLQYLAQCGEKAVFGQMITYESRRGERMFERYGFKLIDKKKVSKFDGLSGEQVYLCTVLKNLDQGVKLYD